GCATTCACAACAAAGGACACATCATGACACTCAGGCATTCACAACCAAAAGACAAATCCATTACACTCAAGTATTCGCAGCTTAAGGACACATCCATGACACTCAGGCATTCACAACAAAGGACACATCATGACACTCAGGCATTCACAACCAAAAGACAAATCCATTACACTCAAGTATTCGCAGCTTAAGGACACATCCATGACACTCAGCATTCACAACCAAAGGACACATCCATGACACTCAGGCATTCGCAGCTTAAGGACACATCCATGACACTCAGGCATTCGCAGCTTAAGGACACATCCATGACACTCAGGCATTCACAACCAAAGGACACATCCATGACACTCAGGCATTCACAACCAAAGGATACAGCCATGACACTCAGGCATTCGCAGCTTAAGGATACATCCATGACACTCAGGCATTCACAACCAAAGGATACAGCCATGACACTCAGGCATTCGCAGCTTAAGGACACATCCATGACACTCAGGCATTCGCAGCTTAAGGACACATCCATGACACTCAGCATTCACAGCCTAAGGATACAGCCATGACACTCAGGCATTCACAACCAAAGGATACATCCATGACACTCAGGCATTCACAACCAAAGGACACATCCATGACACTCAGGCATTCACAACCAAAGGACACATCCATGACACTCAGGCATTCGCAGCTTAAGGACACATCCATGACACTCAGGCATTCACAACCAAAGGACACATCCATGACACTCAGGCATTCACAACCAAAGGACACATCCATGACACTCAGGCATTCACAACCAAAAGACAAATCCATTACACTCAAGTATTCGCAGCTTAAGGACACATCCATGACACTCAGGCATTCACAACCAAAGGACACATCCATGACACTCAGGCATTCACAACCAAAAGACAAATCCATTACACTCAAGTATTCGCAGCTTAAGGACACATCTATGACACTCAGGCATTCACAACCAAAAGACAAATCCATGACACTTAAGCATTCGCAGCTTAAGGACACATCCATGACACTCAGGCATTCACAACCAAAGGACACGTCCATGACCCTTAAGCATTTACAGCCTAAGGACACACCCACGTATCCACAGTCTAAAGACACACCCATGAAAATGAAACACATTTATTTTACCAACGCCACCTAACCCCCAaagtaccccccccctcccccacacgtaCCCTCCCAATGACactaacgaccccccccccccccccccacccccacccccacctccttccactgACCGCATATGACCTCTTTTCCCCCACAG
This genomic stretch from Penaeus chinensis breed Huanghai No. 1 chromosome 8, ASM1920278v2, whole genome shotgun sequence harbors:
- the LOC125027872 gene encoding protocadherin-11 X-linked-like yields the protein MTLRHSQPKDTSMTLRHSQPKDTSMTLRHSQPKDTSMTLRHSQLKDTSMTLRHSQPKDTSMTLRHSQPKDTSMTLRHSQPKDKSITLKYSQLKDTSMTLRHSQPKDTSMTLRHSQPKDKSITLKYSQLKDTSMTLRHSQPKDKSMTLKHSQLKDTSMTLRHSQPKDTSMTLKHLQPKDTPTYPQSKDTPMKMKHIYFTNAT